CACATGTCATTTAAAAGGCAGATGCAGGAATCTCAAGTCTCAGGCCACACAGGGCTATAgcaaaactttgtctcaaaaaacacgaATAAAAGGTGTGGAAGCTTGAGTAAGAATGGTgaggggggctggaaagatagctgaGTGGTTAAaaatactggctgttcttccagaggtcctgagttcaattcccagcagccacacggtggttcacaactatctataatgggttccgatgccctcttctggtgtacatgAAGAcaacatactcacatacataaaattaaaaagaaatgttaaggaACCTTTGAATAAGGGTGGTAAGGAACAGTCTGATGTGAGTAGCCTATGCTGCCATCTGAGGCCATGTAAGATCCTGGCCCATGCTGCCAGccagggccatgtctgggtccatgacCCTGCAGCGGCTGGAATCTGTTAATGTCAGTgacccatgttaccaccaaaagccatgcagatgtccctggtctgggctgctgcctggggcCATGTGTCCTTTCCATGCCCCTCTCCAGCGGCATCACTCAGGAGAGTGCCTACCCCACCCATCCCACCCTCATCTGAACAACACAGTAGTGCTGGCCCACAGGAGAGCACAGGAGATATGGTCCTGACCCTCACAACCTGCAGCACTCGGGAGAGCAGGCCCCATCCTTTCACCTGAGCAGAGTGGGAGAGCCTACTCCGACAGTGTGGGAGCAGAAGAGCTGCTCCTCCCCCTCACTAGGGggtagtgctggagagctggcaaACTGACCACCTCAACTACACCTCAGGCTCAGATACAGGggtttgagttggcccaccccaacatctaccccctTTATGAATTGCTGGAACATATGAGGGGGTGTAATATctaaaatgaattcaagaccacccagtcccttcccccttcGAAAAGGGCTTTCCAAACTGTACAAGCAGGCCAAGTGCacagccagataaggaagctggctgactaaacaaatgtaaaaccaTAGTTTTACcggtcaaaatgattaagcctgcagctaccaaaacaatattagctgttctcagagaaataaccataacaagattagcaattctcctgtcccccaccccacactgaattctcacaaagaccacaaaccaccctgaccttgttgcGAGAATTCCCTtgacgttaatagctgtgacattaatgtactattactttgctgaccaaatcataataacccaccatgggggcaggcaaagtgagtcactaggccgaagggttacttagtcactatacaaaccaaccaatgcctgaaagggttacttgctacaccaatgagaaccctgttgctcaaatctgccccttacaaaggtataaaaagtgtgttctctctttgttcttggtctctcctctggcctgcgtgctgGGAGCGGAGTCCCCAACATGttagatcaataaaaatcctcatgcgtTTTGCAGCGATGGCAGCGGTCTCTGTGGTCCTTGTGAGTAAGGGTCTTTTGACGAACTACAACAGGGGCAGGTCCTGCAGAACccaagctgcaggatctccatgacactggCCAATAATAGGCTATCTGAAAAGAGTTCCAGAGAGGATCCAGCATtgatagtatagcagaagccagaggtacCAAGCCAGATCAATgatatttgcaagtaaagctgtttgaGTAAAAGAGTAAACTGTGTGATACACCGCAGATTCGACAGAGAgatggggtttttgttttcttttggagggtAGGTTGCAAGGGCAGTAGGGaatatggaaggaaggagagatgagtgggattgcaTGCTGTGAAATCCACAAAGAAtcaaaaagttttttaaaagaaaaaaacaaaaacaaaaaaggttatTAAATCAGTTTATACAAAAGGCTGCTCATGCTCtgtaaaagttaaaaagaagtaATGAAGACATCAAGATCtgaagcccggcgtggtggcgcacgcctttaatcccagcactcgggaggcagaggcagagggatttctgagttcgaggccagcctggactacaaagtgagttccaggacaaccagggctatacagagaaaccctgtctcaaaaaacaaaacaaacaaacaaaaaagggatcCCCTTCCCTGGAGCTCTTGTTCCACAGCAAACGCCCAGAATTGGCACCGCCTGCAACAAGGGGTTGGGAGGGTGATGGGGTTGGGGTGGCTGGGTCATGAAATGATTAACTACCCTGCCCTGGGCTAACATCCAAGTGGATCCCCTGGAGAGCCTTTAGCCTTTCCAAGCATTGAATATATCCGCTTAGTAGGAGAGTGCCCTTTATCGTCCACTAGGGGGCCCCTCAATTCCTCTGAAACACAGTTCTCAATGTATTCTGGCCACCTTGCACCACGTCTTCCAAACTCCTTTCAAAAGATGTTAGATGCTTCAACTGCCGAAGGAAAATGAGTTGGTACAGGCCAGCAAAATTCATTGTGTAAACTCATTTAGTGGGTTAGTGAGAGGGCACAGAGATTAAGAGCTGCTCtcaaaagaggacatgaattcagttcccagcacctacatcaggcagctcacaactacctgtaactccagctccaggagttacacacacacacacacacacacacacacacacacacacacacacacaattttttttaagaaaatggagAGGTGACTCAACGGTTAAGAACACCatctgcttttccagagcactGGGGGTCAAGTcgtagcacccacatggcagctcaaaactgtgtgtaactcctgttctaggggatctgacaccttcacacagaaaTGCATGAAGTTAAATCACCAATggacataaaatagaaataaataaatttaaaaaagaaaaccaagcacaCACATCATTTTCAGTAAATGATACAATACACTGAAGTAAATAGATACACTGAAATACACTGAAGTAAAtagacacaaaaaagaaaatggtctaaaaacaaaaactcaagttTAGAATAGTTAAACATTCCGAAATGCAtgttgtaattccagcactggcaAAGTTAGACAAGGCAGGAGGGtccagagtttgaagccagataaggctacacagtgacacactcatcCATTTTCAGAAGCCATGCATTTGAAAGAGTAAGGAGGGGAATATGGGAGGGTTGAGGAGGAGTGATGTAATgtcataatctcaaaaataaaaacctagccaggtgtggaggcagcacacatctttgatcccagtacccagaagccagaggcaggcagatctctgaagttGAAACCTTCCTGGTCTACGAAGAGAGTTATGagatagtcagggctatatagaggaattctatatttaaaaagaaaaaaataattaaaatacacacacacacacacaggggggaaggaagaagggagggaggaggggagagagaaagagaagcagccaTAGATTTCAAATGGCTCACTTATTAAAAGTAATGTTGGAACTTCAAGTAAAAGGACAATGAGCTTtctgcacacacaaaaattataTAATGGGATTGTTGAATGTGAACACTAACAGCTTTTAAAGagcatgatattaaaaaaaatacatatagcTGGATGtgatggtgaatgcctttaatcccggtacttgagaggcagagacaggcacatctctgagtttgaggccagtttaaTCTGCATagagagctggaggccagccagaATTACATAGTCCTTCAAAATgtatcaaaataacaacaacaataataacaacaacaaataataataattctggcTGGTAAAATGGTACAGCAGGTAAagctgcctgccaccaagcctaaaaaaaaaattatagagcCTGGAGAGTCCTATAATTAagggcactggctactcttctaggaGACCCATTTTTTGATCCCTGGTACCCATATGTtggttcacaagcatctgtaactccagttcgaggagatctggtgccctcttctggcctccatgagcattgcatgcatgtggtgcacaacCATCCGTACACATAAAGGggaaatttatttaaatagaaaatataaggCTGAAAATGtgcaattataaattatataccaATGACCTACTattagttttaaaacatttatacatatatgtatagtatataaatgtataatatatacatttaagtaAATTGAATACATATTAAAAGCTCTATGCATGAACGAATTACAATTTTTATTGTGTCAATTAAGCCTGGCTTTTCAAGGAGGTGTGGTCGGTTATGTCATTTAACACGGAAGCTTCATGCTCTCAAAACCCTCGCGCTGCCTCCCCGCCGACTGTGGTCTGGTGACCACGTCTCTTCACAGTCGGCTAGTCAAAGCTTTTCCTGGGGGGAATCTGGGGACCTGCACGGAACCGTACTCGAGGGAACAGCCTCCTACTTCCTCCCTGTGCTGCACGCCCTTTTGCATCTCCAGGGAGAAATGACTCTTGTCGTACTCGCCTCCACTGAGGTTCCCAATCACCTGGaacccgccccgccccgccccgccccgccctccaTCTTCCCGCCCAGAGCCGCTACTTCCGGAGGGGGCGTGTCCCACAGGAAGTCCTCGCCTTCGGGAAGAGAAGGCGTTTCCGTCTCCGGTGTCATGGCGGCCTCCTTCCCTGAAGGCGTGCCGGAGACCGAGGACGGGAAGAGACCGCAGTTCGGGCACCGGTTCCTGAGCGACCCGGCGCGCGTCTTCCATCACAATGCCTGGTAACTGCCCTGCACCTCGCCCGGCTCTTCGCCAGCCCGGAGCACTTGGAGCAAAGCCCTGCCCGCTGGCCCTCCTCCCGTGGCGGTAGCTGAAGCGTTCGCCTCCCGATGACCGACGTTCCCGGGTCCGGGACCGGTGGGCCTGAAGCTGCCCGTTTGGTTTTCACAGGGACAACGTGAAGTGGTCCGAGGAGCAGGCCGCGGCGGCGGAGAGGAAAGTGCAGGAGAACAGCTCCCCGCTGGTGTGCCCGGAGAAGCAAGGTGCGCTCCGTTGTGCCCGCAGTGTGGGACGCGCCTCCTCCAGACGGCAAGAGAAATGGGGGCACCGGGATCGTTTTGTCACTGGCCTGATAGAGAACTCCGGCCCAGAACGGGTCGGGAGGGGACGGGCTAGGAGGCAAAGGGGCTGTCTTCTAACAAAGTCTTGAAGCCATTGGGGTcggactttgttgttgttgttgttgtaactcTCTAGTTCTACGAGTGTCCTGTTGATGTGGCTGGCCTGTGGCAACCGTAAAGTCGTTCAGTCATCTTAGGGTAGCTTCTGCAGTTTACCTTCTGCTGGGACGTTTCCATCAGAGCTAGATTGATGTGGTCGGATCCTAACGTACTGTGGGAGGAGAGGATGATTGGCTCATAACATCTTTTCTTGAGGTGTTGGGTTTGGAGATGTGGGACTTCTACCAAAGAATGATGAGTGCGCGTGCAGCAGAGTGGAGAGACGAGTCTGCTCAAAGCGAAAGAGGTCATTTCCGAAGACAAGAATAAtttcttaatcccagcactcgggaggcagaggcaggcggatttctgagttcgaggccagcctggtctacaaagtgagttccaggacagccaaggctacacagagaaaccctgtctcgaaaaaccaaaaaaaaaaaaaaaaaagaaaaaaaaaagaataatttctttataaaatactaGAACTGGTTGTCCCTGTTTCTAGGAGGCATTTGAAAGTAAACCTGGAACTTTAAGGTAATAGGCATCAGGGGttcgagagatggctcatcggttatgATAATAAGCACTGATAGTTTCTCTATAGTACCGAGGTCACTGGCCAGGCACGTACCTCCTAAGATGTAAGGGTGTAatctcttgggaggcagagacaagaggttGAGTGGGGTCAAGAGCATCCTTGCTACATAGAGTTCCactccagcctgggctgcatgagatcttgtctcaaaaataagtatgtttgtatgtattccAGTTGCAAAGTAGGCACCCTGCCTGCATTGTTAGGTAGATAAGACTAGATAAAGCAGCGTAGAGTTGAGAGGGATTTTGAAAATCATGTAGCCCAGTATCCTCTTTTCGCAGTTAAAGGACCAGTTAGCCAAGTGCAGTGGTGTATACCTGTAGACTCAGCTccataggaggctgaggcagaaggatcactgaattggaggccagcctgggcagcttAGGGTGATCTAGTCTCCGAAACAATTAAACTTGGACCACGGGGCCTTAAGTGCTTTGCCTAGAGGTAAGCAGTCAGTGGTGGATTCCAGTTTCTCAGGTTTTTATTCTTTCATCAATTCTAGTCCAGGTCTCTGTGTTGGCAGCGAGCAGAAAAAGAGCCCCTATCAGTCTCTTGATTAATCAGAACTCTTCTTGCTTCTGGAAGGCAGTTTCCCATtgtctagttttgtttgttttctggttgttTATTTTAGTATTCACTAACAATCTTGACTTTGTGCCTGGCCCCTGCATTCTAAAGAAGCAGGAACATGCCTTCTGAAAAGCTTTGTGTATGACAGCCACTGAATGTATACATCCAAAGAACCTGGGACATTTTGggtgtaaattaaaaaataaaaaaaaatttaaaaaacttacTAAGAATAATTAGGTCTTTACTTCTGTGCAGTGCTAGGGATTTGCTTAATTTCATAATTTTCCTGTAGTTGAAGGCCATCCAAAGCTGTGTGAGGAAAATGATGGGTAGCTAACTCCCTGTCTGGTGGTTCCAGCAGAAGCTGGGTTTCCTGGGGATGGAAAGTGAATGACGTTAACGTGAGATAGATAGCAAGATGATTACCAGTGGAGGTGTCCAGTTCTAAGACTATGACTGTTCTTAAGCATACTTCTGGATAAAACGACATTTGGTGATGCAGGACAATTGACattagatataaataaaatatttgagactgacgtttaatattctttcttaaatGTTTGCAGTTGATTATGAAGTCAATGCCCATAAATACTGGGATGACTTCTACAGAATCCATGAAAATGGGTTTTTCAAGGATAGACACTGGCTTTTTACTGAGTTCCCTGAACTGGCACCCAGCCACAGTCACCTGACGAATGTGCCCTTGGAGAAGCAGAGGAGTGGCGCCTGTGAGGACGGGCCTGGCTTGACAGCAGAACAGCATAAGAGTTCTTGTGCCAGCCCTGGATGTGAGACTCAGGTGCCCGCCTTGGAAGAGCCAGTGACTCAGAAGCTCGGTCACCTAGAAATTAGTGGTGAGGAATTTCCTGGCTCCTCTGCCACCTACCGAATACTTGAGGTAACTTGGTTTTCCGAATAATAGAGTTAGCGGAGATGCCACATTTTACACGCAGATAGACTGGAAAGGCTGACCCAGAGCGTCTTCTGCCTGATCAACTTGGCTAGATTTGAGCATCATGTCAGCGTGGAATGGTcacccttgtttgtttgtttgtttgtttaaaccgAGAAAATACCTAGGTGCTTACTATCAGGGAAATTCATATACAAGGGCCTACCAACTTCACTGGAAGCTAAGTCTAGAGCTAGTAAAACTTGAATTAAATCCATTGCCATGAGGGGGAgcagtgctgggagttgaacccaaggcctcaaaGGGTTAGCTCTTTACCACTTAACTAATCCTCGTTACCTGCTGTGAGCTCATGCTGCATAAGCTCCTGTCACTGCTAGAGTAAGGGAGAACTTGGTCTCTGCTAAGTAGCTCTCCATAAATGTTTACAGTTTTGTTGCTGCAGAAAGCACTACATTTAGCACAGTGCTACAATGTAAATGTTTCAGCTGAGGCTGTTGTGGGAAGCAGAGGTCCTTGTcctcacagatacacagatacacatagggGAACCTGGAAGGTTAGCACTCAGAGTTGTTCCTTCAAGGGAAGGAACGCAGGACTTATTACTTGCCTAGAAGGCTGGGAGCAGAAGTGGTTAATGGCATGGTGACCGAACCAGACGCCTCACCCTTATCGTAAGCTGCTTTTTCTCAGCCGACTTAGAGAAGATGTCACATGTACTGTACAAAGAGTTTCAGTGTTTCACACTGatgtttattctgtttctttattaCTCAGATTTATGGATGCTTTATTGTACACCTGGGAGGGAATTAATCATTAGTGGTGTTGAGCCAACACTAGCTGTGTAGTCACGGTGAACCTGCCTTCTTGCCTCCCAGGTCGTCTATGCTGGCCATAAGGTCGCTGAGACCCTGCAGTCTGTCCTTCTAATAATGGCATAGTGAGACTCATTAGGAAGATAGTGTATCTGCAGGGTTTTGCTGGAACTCAGGAAGTAAGAGTAGCCTGTGTGCTTTCTTCAGCCAGTGGAAGCTGCTGTCCTTGTCCTTTACTAAGTCTCTTTAATTAGAGTCCATGAGAGATCAAGAAATGCCATAGGTCCTGTTTAGGTTCAGGTCATTATACCTTTCCTAGAACAGTtcttaaaagctgggcatgacaGTGCCTGTAGTCTCAACACTTAGGAAGCTAAGGCTCAAACCATAAGTTGTAGACCATCCTGGATCctgtttaaaaaagagagagagagagagagagagagaagaaagagtggCGGGGAAAGGGTTAATAACTTCTGGGACTAATGGTTCCTTTCTGTTGCAGGTTGGTTGTGGTGTAGGAAACACAGTCTTTCCAATTCTACAAACTAACAAGTAAGTATGTTGTCAGGTCTTCAGGACAgcgaagggaaaggggagggttTGCTCCTAGAAGCGTGAGTTAGATACCCATGTAGGAGTAGCTGTAGTTTAGTGTTAGAAAATTAGAGTTAGCACCAGCCCCAGTGCTATGTGTAATGTCTTATCTAAAGTGCCTAAAAGACCTCTGTGTTGTGTTTCTCTTGTAAGCTCTGTGGAGTATCATTAGGTTGTTAATTCTTACACGACCACCGTATGGTCAAGGTGGGATGCCTGGCCTACCTGGCATTGCCTCCAGTTCCCCTGAAAATCTGCCTCTGTACACACAACActggcagcaggagtgtgaggttTTCCCCGCTGTGACCGGGTGATCAGCACCTGAAGTCTAGGTGCCCTTCAGTGCCGTTCCCGTACTGACTGGCTGAGATTTGTGTCAAACCCCACAGGTTAAAGGCCCACTTCAGATTCTAGCTGCAAACACAGGTCCCCCATACTTGTGATGTGCTGTAAGCCGGGAGAGTCTTCAGTCCCCTCCTGGTTTTGGCTGATTTTACTGTTCGTCATGAGCGGTATTGTAAGGACACAGAGAGCAAGCATCCAGGTGGGATAGATATGCAAGGTGAGGTCTGAAACCCCTGTGCTCAGGTTCATCTCATGGAGGTGAGAGAGGGTCAGGAAACCCTACCACAGGAACAGAAGGTCAAAGGTTATTGCCAAAAGACTTTTAAAGAATCTCACAAGCCTTGGAGTACTTCACATTCTCCATAAGCCACTTCAGATGAGGGTGTGTCTGAGTCTCTCGGGAATTATGTAGGTTCTCGTGATGGTGCAGTAAGAGCCCTAAACCACTGTGGCTGTACCATTAGGATTACGGGAACTCACCTATTGATGTAATGCTTGCTTAGAAGTTCTGGGTTTCCTACTGATGGTTTGATACACTTAATATTAGCCATATCCACGtgtccaaaaacaaaaagagaaaaatcactaaTATAGTTTATTTGGATGAGTGACACTCTTTGTCGTTTGACTGTGCTACTGTACAAAGAGAGCAGCCGTGATCCCGTTTCTCTCCTAATTGTTGCTTTTTTCTGCCTGTTTCAGTAACCCAAACCTCTTCGTTTACTGTTGTGACTTTTCTGCCACGGCTATTGAACTGCTCAAGGTAGGTACAATGGCTCCTGTAATCTCTTCTAGCTGAAGGAAAAGAAGCTCTTCTAAAACCCACGCTCACTAACTCAGTTTTTGTGGCCTGAAAGCTTAGCAAATGAGTACAGCAGCCACAGTACAGAGCCAGGAGATGCTGAACCCAGCACTTGGCTAGCACTCAGGTGGGGTCCCAGACCTCTTCAGACCCGTTAAGatcgtgcgtgcatgcatgtgtgtgtgtgggtgggtgggtgggtgcgtgcgtgcgtgcacttACAAGTGTCAGAGGTACTGGATTCTCTGGGGCAGTTATGAACTACCTGATGTGAGTGTTCtcaatcaaactcatgtcctGCAGTAACAATAAGATGTTAAGatgagctcttagctactgagacAGATCTCCAGTCCCATCTGCaaacattttgttgtttatttttgagaggtAGTCTTATGTACTTCATGGTGACCTTGAACTGGCTATGTAAccttcctgatcctcctgacttcACTTTCCAAAAAGTGCTAGAATTTCACCCCTTTTGGTGACCAGAAGTCAATCCTTCTGGTGGGAGTACCGGCAGTTAAGACAGGATAAGCCTTTTTTTATCCTGTGTTCATGTCTTCTGACCTATTTGTCACTCCAACTCTCCACAGACAAATTCACAGTATGATCCTTGTCGCTGTTACGCCTTTGTTCATGATCTCTGTGATGAAGATCAGAGTTACCCGGTGCCTGACGACAGTCTTGATGTCATCGTGCTTATATTTGTTCTTTCAGCAATTGTTCCAGACAAGTGAGTTTAAGGTCCCTTAGCTAATAGCCTAACTGAGATAAAGCTGTAAGTGACGACTCCAAGTATGCCCTAAATACAAAGGGTTTTATTATGTCTAGTAGACATGAAAACCAAGAGACTGTTGTATTGATGTCCACCTGTGTTTGAGCCTTTGACCCTCTGCCCGCTGACTGTGGACTGGTTCCTGCTTTCTTTGTTGGGAGCTAAGTCTGAAAACCCTGGGAAGATTTCCACTTAGTCCACTCTCAGCACGTGCTGCTTCAGAGTCAAGATGGCTGTCTCATTACTGACCTTATAAATGCTTGAAATAAGATTCTTAACACCCTAAAATCTATAATGACTGTACTGTGTTTTCTGGTATTAGGAAAACTGAAATACAGCCTTCCATACAATCAGGTTGACATAAAGGGAATCCAAAGGCTGGGTTGTAgtagtgcaagcctttaatcccagcactggggaggcagaggcaggcgatctcTGAgatggaggacagcctggtctgcagagtgaatgaatctcaggactacacagagaaaccctatctcaaaaagacaTGGGGAGCAGGGAACAGTTCGATTGCTctactggagagctggctcagaggtgaagggcGCCAGAGGACTGCAGTctacttcccagcacccacaccgtagttcacagccatccataactccagggTCAAGAGTTTCAGCATCCACACGTGGCTTCCATGAGCACTGTATGCACAtgatgtgcatgcacataaataccaatatatataaaataaaaacactttctaagatacaattttaaaatttcatatagggtcaatgagatggctcagcaggtaaaggaattTCCACCAACACGAGATCAAGCCCAGCATTGTgtgatggaaagagggaactgactcccccacattcttctctgacttctacatgtgaTACGTGCacgcaccccacacacacatcacagtaACTAACTTAACATATTTTTGTAAGTTCATGTGCAGGCAGCTGGTGATAGGGTTTAGCAGTAGAGCATGTGTTTAGCTTGAGTTCC
Above is a genomic segment from Mus caroli chromosome 11, CAROLI_EIJ_v1.1, whole genome shotgun sequence containing:
- the Mettl2a gene encoding methyltransferase-like protein 2A, yielding MAASFPEGVPETEDGKRPQFGHRFLSDPARVFHHNAWDNVKWSEEQAAAAERKVQENSSPLVCPEKQVDYEVNAHKYWDDFYRIHENGFFKDRHWLFTEFPELAPSHSHLTNVPLEKQRSGACEDGPGLTAEQHKSSCASPGCETQVPALEEPVTQKLGHLEISGEEFPGSSATYRILEVGCGVGNTVFPILQTNNNPNLFVYCCDFSATAIELLKTNSQYDPCRCYAFVHDLCDEDQSYPVPDDSLDVIVLIFVLSAIVPDKMQKAISKLSRLLKPGGVMLLRDYGRYDMAQLRFKKGQCLSGNFYVRGDGTRVYFFTQGELDALFTAAGLEKVQNLVDRRLQVNRGKQLTMYRVWIQCKYSKPLVLHSSQHVPIPHATESSSHSGLL